A stretch of Paenibacillus sp. URB8-2 DNA encodes these proteins:
- a CDS encoding formate/nitrite transporter family protein gives MAYNKPQQIAEATVENGIKKAHNPLATVLILGFLGGAFIALGYLLDIRVIASAPKEWGSIASFIGASVFPVGLILVLLAGGELLTGNMMAVPLAMFSKKISFAETIKNLILITLSNLAGALFVAYFFGHIVGLTADGVYLDKLVDLAEHKLDVTFLQAFISGIGCNWLVALAVWLSYGADNFSGKILGIWFPTMAFVAIGFQHVVANMFLIPAAIFEGHFTWGQYVGNFIPVWLGNLTGGALFVAGAYWNAYLRKSPAAVQSLDSVASAGVKKHA, from the coding sequence ATGGCTTATAACAAACCGCAGCAAATTGCGGAAGCAACGGTGGAGAACGGCATCAAGAAGGCGCATAACCCTCTGGCCACCGTGCTTATCCTTGGCTTTCTGGGGGGAGCGTTCATCGCTCTAGGGTATTTGCTTGATATTCGCGTCATTGCCAGCGCGCCGAAGGAATGGGGGTCTATTGCCAGCTTTATCGGGGCTTCAGTGTTCCCGGTCGGGCTCATTCTCGTGCTTCTTGCAGGAGGCGAACTGCTGACCGGCAATATGATGGCTGTGCCGCTTGCAATGTTTTCCAAGAAAATTTCGTTTGCAGAGACAATCAAGAATCTGATTCTGATTACGCTGAGTAATTTGGCGGGCGCGCTGTTCGTGGCTTATTTCTTCGGCCATATCGTGGGTCTGACCGCTGACGGCGTTTACCTCGATAAGCTGGTCGATCTGGCGGAACACAAACTGGACGTTACTTTCCTGCAAGCTTTCATCTCGGGTATCGGCTGTAACTGGCTGGTTGCCCTGGCCGTTTGGCTGTCCTATGGCGCCGACAATTTCAGCGGCAAAATTCTTGGCATCTGGTTCCCGACCATGGCTTTCGTCGCCATCGGATTCCAGCACGTTGTCGCCAACATGTTCCTGATTCCGGCGGCCATTTTCGAAGGCCATTTCACATGGGGGCAATACGTTGGCAATTTCATTCCGGTCTGGCTCGGCAACCTGACAGGCGGTGCGCTGTTTGTAGCCGGCGCCTACTGGAACGCCTACCTGCGCAAATCGCCTGCTGCGGTTCAATCGCTGGACAGCGTGGCTTCCGCCGGCGTGAAGAAGCACGCTTAA